In the Methanothrix sp. genome, one interval contains:
- a CDS encoding SemiSWEET family transporter: protein MESWDLVGIAAGSLTMFGFYPQIIKMYRTKLVGDLSLPMLLQYTTGIFLWLLYGIYLNNTILIVSNAVSLASFLCGIALYLKYNNKLRLADR from the coding sequence ATGGAGTCATGGGATCTGGTCGGCATCGCAGCGGGATCCCTCACGATGTTCGGATTTTACCCCCAGATCATCAAGATGTACAGGACCAAGCTTGTCGGAGATCTGAGCCTCCCGATGCTTCTTCAGTACACCACAGGTATCTTTCTCTGGCTCCTCTACGGCATATACCTGAATAACACGATCCTCATAGTATCAAATGCAGTGTCGCTGGCAAGCTTTTTGTGTGGAATTGCTTTATATTTAAAATATAATAATAAGCTTCGCCTGGCTGATAGATGA
- the trpB gene encoding tryptophan synthase subunit beta: MGEISCEVRFGRYGGRFVPETLVQPLLELAEAFERLRADPEFLRELSTLMRDFAGRPTPLYRAENLSRALGRDVYLKREDLLHGGAHKINNTLGQSLLAKYMKKKRLIAETGAGQHGVATAIVGALLGFETEIYMGEVDIERQRMNVFRMELLGARVIPVRSGSRTLKDAINEALRDWAASYESTHYLLGTVAGPHPYPSMVREFQRIIGDETRSQILAEEKRLPDTIVACVGGGSNAMGIFTPFIDDGVRLIAVEAGGRGPGRGDRSAEHGASLSLGEPGVLHGAMTKILQDPYGQILESYSIAAGLDYPGVGPELAHLVETGRVETAMASDKTAIMGFKALSKLEGIIPALESAHAVGYAIEHPERLGELSVINISGRGDKDLHTVMAYESV, encoded by the coding sequence ATGGGTGAGATATCCTGCGAGGTCAGGTTCGGCAGATACGGTGGCAGGTTTGTACCCGAGACGCTGGTGCAGCCGCTTCTCGAGCTCGCTGAGGCGTTTGAGAGGCTGCGGGCGGATCCGGAGTTTTTGAGGGAGCTCTCAACTCTCATGAGAGATTTCGCCGGCAGGCCGACGCCGCTCTACAGAGCTGAGAATCTCAGCAGAGCTCTCGGAAGGGATGTGTACCTCAAGAGGGAGGACCTGCTACACGGCGGCGCGCACAAGATCAACAACACGCTGGGACAGAGTCTTCTGGCCAAATACATGAAGAAGAAAAGACTGATAGCAGAGACCGGCGCCGGCCAGCATGGGGTCGCCACGGCGATCGTGGGCGCCCTGCTGGGATTTGAGACGGAGATATACATGGGCGAGGTGGATATCGAGCGGCAGCGCATGAACGTCTTCAGAATGGAACTTCTGGGCGCCAGGGTGATACCTGTCAGGTCTGGCTCCAGAACGCTGAAGGATGCTATAAACGAGGCTCTCAGGGACTGGGCTGCCAGTTACGAGAGCACACACTATCTGCTCGGAACCGTCGCCGGACCTCATCCGTATCCATCAATGGTCAGGGAGTTCCAGAGGATCATAGGAGATGAGACGAGATCGCAGATCCTCGCAGAGGAGAAGAGGCTTCCAGACACGATTGTCGCCTGTGTCGGCGGCGGATCGAATGCGATGGGCATATTCACCCCGTTCATAGATGATGGCGTCAGGCTCATAGCGGTCGAGGCTGGGGGCAGGGGTCCTGGCAGGGGAGATCGGAGCGCGGAGCACGGGGCATCTCTGTCACTGGGGGAGCCAGGGGTGCTTCACGGAGCCATGACAAAGATACTGCAGGATCCATACGGACAGATACTGGAGTCCTACTCGATAGCTGCTGGCCTGGACTATCCGGGGGTGGGGCCAGAGCTCGCTCATCTTGTGGAAACAGGAAGGGTCGAGACGGCGATGGCGAGCGACAAAACCGCGATCATGGGGTTCAAGGCTCTCTCAAAGCTGGAGGGCATAATACCAGCGCTTGAGTCTGCTCATGCGGTTGGATACGCGATAGAGCACCCTGAGAGACTGGGTGAGCTGAGCGTGATAAACATCTCAGGCAGAGGAGACAAGGATCTTCACACGGTGATGGCCTATGAGTCTGTCTGA